The Cucumis melo cultivar AY chromosome 5, USDA_Cmelo_AY_1.0, whole genome shotgun sequence genome has a segment encoding these proteins:
- the LOC103491248 gene encoding protein LIFEGUARD 2-like: MWNHQRKYDVEGGATPLYPTMLESPQLRWAFIRKIYSIITIQLLATVAVAATVVYVRPISTFFNSTGAGLALYIILILTPFITMIPLSCYYQKHPVNLLLLGIFTISFAFAIGLTCAYTSGKVILEAAALTAVVVVSLTLYTFWAAKRGHDFSFLGPFLFGALIVLLIFGLIQAFFPLGRTSIMVYGCLASIIFCGYIVYDTDNLIKRYSYDEYIWASIALYLDIINLFLSLLSIFRAADN, translated from the exons ATGTGGAATCATCAGCGGAAGTATGATGTGGAGGGCGGAGCAACACCGCTGTACCCCACGATGTTGGAGAGTCCACAGCTCCGATGGGCTTTCATTCGGAAGATTTACTCTATTATTACCATACAACTGCTCGCCACCGTTGCCGTTGCCGCTACTGTTGTTTACGTCCGACCAATTTCTACTTTCTTTAACTCAACTGGGGCGGGCCTGGCTTTATACATCATTCTCATTCTTACGCCTTTTATAA CGATGATACCACTGTCTTGCTACTACCAGAAGCATCCcgtcaatcttcttcttttggGTATTTTCACGATATCTTTTGCGTTCGCGATTGGGTTGACTTGCGCGTATACAAGCG GGAAAGTCATTCTTGAGGCTGCAGCTCTAACTGCTGTGGTTGTGGTGAGTCTCACTCTGTACACGTTTTGGGCTGCCAAAAGAGGCCATGACTTCAGCTTTCTTGGTCCATTTCTATTTGGTGCTCTGATTGTCCTCCTGATATTTGGTCTGATTCAG GCCTTCTTTCCATTGGGTCGGACCTCTATTATGGTTTATGGATGTCTAGCGTCCATCATTTTCTGTGGATACATCGTCTACGACACAGACAATCTCATAAAAAGATACTCATACGACGAGTACATATGGGCATCCATTGCCTTGTATTTGGACATCATCAACCTTTTCCTCTCCCTACTGTCGATCTTCCGAGCAGCTGACAATTGA
- the LOC103491247 gene encoding VAN3-binding protein-like has product MDDSYSFKPSRTHLPESPRAPMEFLSRSWSASALEVSKALAAPSPSMPLPPKSASSSSCTTSSIPEDVTGEFEEFPLPHANGNHFSFSSSATSQLVLDRIMSQSVREEVSPLTSGRLSHSSGPLNGGSLTETDSPPVSPSDEFDDVVKFFRANHSIQPLFTNGRASAGNVGGTTGGGSKTVGRWLKDRKEKKKEEHRAHNAQLHAAVSVAAVAAAVAAIAAFQAASSSSKKNEHTAKTDMAVASAATLVAAQCVEAAEAMGAERDHLASVISSAVNVRSHDDISTLTAAAATALRGAATLKARALKEVWNISSVLPVEKGIPMGTNGSSKGHIHHSNDGHNQDPEHHQPENFLFAHTQDFLARGTELLKRTRKGDLHWKIVSVYIHRTGQVMLKMKSRHVAGTITKKKKNVVLGVCRNVPAWPGRHLFEGGEQRRYFGLKTEMRGIVEFECRSQREYDQWTQGVSKLLSLVADSKGRY; this is encoded by the exons ATGGATGATTCTTACTCATTTAAACCTTCTAGAACTCACTTACCAGAAAGCCCAAGAGCTCCAATGGAGTTCCTCTCTCGTTCATGGAGTGCCTCTGCTCTTGAAGTTTCTAAAGCTTTAGCCGCTCCTTCTCCTTCAATGCCTTTGCCTCCAAAATCTGCTAGTAGCTCTTCGTGTACTACGTCTTCTATACCCGAAGACGTCACTGGAGAATTCGAAGAGTTTCCTCTTCCTCACGCCAATGGAAatcacttctctttctcttcttccgCTACTTCTCAACTTGTGCTTGATCGCATTATGTCACAGTCCGTTAGAGAG GAAGTGTCGCCGTTGACGTCCGGGAGGCTTTCGCATAGTAGTGGGCCGTTGAACGGTGGGTCATTGACGGAAACGGACAGTCCGCCGGTGTCACCGTCCGATGAGTTTGACGACGTTGTTAAG TTCTTTCGAGCCAATCACAGCATTCAACCCCTTTTCACGAATGGCCGTGCCAGTGCTGGCAATGTTGGGGGAACTACCGGCGGGGGATCAAAAACGGTGGGAAGGTGGCTCAAGGacagaaaagagaagaaaaaggaagaacaTAGAGCCCACAATGCCCAACTACATGCTGCCGTTTCGGTTGCTGCAGTGGCTGCCGCTGTGGCGGCCATTGCAGCTTTCCAAGCTGCCTCTTCTTCGTCAAAGAAGAACGAGCACACGGCTAAGACTGATATGGCTGTGGCCTCTGCCGCCACCTTGGTGGCTGCTCAGTGTGTGGAGGCAGCAGAGGCAATGGGGGCTGAAAGAGATCATCTTGCTTCGGTTATTAGCTCTGCTGTGAATGTTAGATCTCATGATGATATCTCTACTCTCACTGCTGCAGCAGCCACGG CTCTACGAGGAGCAGCAACACTGAAAGCAAGAGCACTAAAGGAAGTATGGAATATCTCATCAGTATTACCAGTAGAGAAAGGAATACCGATGGGTACTAATGGTAGTAGCAAAGGCCACATTCATCATTCCAACGATGGTCATAACCAAGATCCAGAGCATCATCAACCTGAGAATTTCCTCTTTGCTCACACTCAAGATTTCCTCGCGAGAGGCACCGAGCTCCTCAAGCGCACTCGAAAAG GGGATCTTCACTGGAAAATAGTGTCTGTTTACATTCACCGCACCGGACAGGTGATGTTGAAGATGAAGAGCAGACATGTTGCAGGAACaatcacaaagaagaaaaaga ATGTGGTGTTGGGTGTATGCAGGAATGTACCCGCATGGCCAGGACGACACTTGTTCGAGGGAGGGGAGCAGCGGCGTTACTTTGGATTGAAGACAGAAATGCGAGGCATAGTAGAGTTTGAGTGCAGGAGCCAGAGAGAGTATGATCAGTGGACACAAGGCGTTTCAAAGCTTCTTTCACTGGTAGCTGATTCAAAGGGCAGATATTAG